From one Micromonospora siamensis genomic stretch:
- a CDS encoding M28 family peptidase: MGAPPTRAADRAFSRPRRRALAAVAALAALLAVGAAVLVDLGTPTPRPADAPAGEFSAGRAYENVKVIAARPHVAGSPAGDQVRAHVEGVLRGLGLETTVQDTVAPEAGQLSGAAGGATLARVRNVVARLPGTDPTGRVFLVAHHDSVQSGPGGNDDAAGTSTILEVARALAAGPRPRNDVVFVLTDAEEACLCGASAFAADDPLADDGGVVLNLEARGATGPVIMFETSRNNAALVDVFGRAAPHPVGTSFAVEIYRALPNDTDFTAFLDHGFVGLNSAYIDGGAIYHTPLDTPAAMDRGSLQMHGDNALGLAREFGRTDLKALRAGHDATYFPVPGGLVRYPGWLTLPLALLALLAVAALGWLTVRRGRATGWGLAAGFGLALAPILLAPIAAQLLWAGITTIRPGYAELLDPYRPTWYRLAVVALAATILLAWYALARRRFGPAALAFGGLAWLAVLGVLLAVLVPGGAYLATLPALAGTLAGLVALATRVDGPWPVVAVTLAGAVGVLILLPTVVLLFPALGMAMGGVAALFAVLLGLAALPVLDLLHPAAGGQRGMVALRARRAGAVPALAAGLAAVVLAGVGLAVDRFDAAHPVPTHLMYALDAGTGQARWLSHEDDPQPWTDGYVDGTVSVADDFPGLGDGELRAGKAQAADLPAPKLEVLADTNAGDQRTLRLRLTPQRPVRLATLHVDTGTATVRTATVAGRDVPIKARDGRWGFGIVFHAPPPEGIEVTLTLEPKAGQVTLRAMDASDGLAGVPGFRTRPADVGVVGSHSSEMLAVAKTYQF, from the coding sequence GTGGGCGCACCCCCCACCCGCGCCGCCGACCGGGCGTTCAGCCGCCCGCGCCGGCGCGCGCTCGCCGCCGTCGCCGCGCTCGCCGCCCTGCTCGCCGTCGGCGCCGCCGTCCTGGTCGACCTGGGCACCCCGACGCCCCGACCGGCGGACGCGCCGGCCGGCGAGTTCAGCGCCGGACGCGCGTACGAGAACGTCAAGGTGATCGCCGCCCGGCCGCACGTGGCCGGCAGCCCGGCGGGCGACCAGGTCCGCGCGCACGTCGAGGGGGTGCTGCGCGGCCTCGGGCTGGAGACCACCGTCCAGGACACGGTGGCCCCGGAGGCCGGGCAGCTCAGCGGCGCGGCCGGCGGCGCCACCCTGGCCCGGGTCCGCAACGTGGTGGCCCGGCTCCCCGGCACCGACCCGACCGGCCGGGTCTTCCTGGTCGCCCACCACGACTCGGTGCAGTCCGGGCCGGGCGGCAACGACGACGCGGCCGGCACCTCGACCATCCTGGAGGTGGCCCGGGCGCTGGCCGCCGGGCCGCGCCCCCGCAACGACGTGGTCTTCGTGCTCACCGACGCCGAGGAGGCGTGCCTCTGCGGCGCGTCCGCGTTCGCCGCCGACGACCCGCTCGCCGACGACGGCGGCGTGGTGCTCAACCTGGAGGCGCGGGGCGCCACCGGCCCGGTGATCATGTTCGAGACGTCGCGGAACAACGCCGCCCTGGTGGACGTCTTCGGCCGGGCCGCGCCGCACCCGGTGGGCACCTCGTTCGCGGTGGAGATCTACCGGGCGCTGCCCAACGACACCGACTTCACCGCGTTCCTCGACCACGGCTTCGTCGGGCTGAACTCCGCCTACATCGACGGCGGCGCGATCTACCACACCCCGCTGGACACCCCCGCCGCGATGGACCGGGGCAGTCTCCAGATGCACGGCGACAACGCGCTCGGACTCGCCCGCGAGTTCGGCCGCACCGACCTCAAGGCGCTGCGCGCCGGGCACGACGCCACCTACTTCCCCGTCCCCGGTGGGCTGGTCCGCTACCCGGGCTGGCTGACCCTGCCGCTGGCCCTGCTCGCGCTGCTCGCCGTGGCGGCGCTCGGCTGGCTCACCGTGCGGCGCGGGCGGGCCACCGGCTGGGGCCTGGCCGCCGGCTTCGGGCTGGCGCTGGCGCCGATCCTGCTCGCCCCGATCGCCGCCCAGCTGCTGTGGGCCGGGATCACCACGATCCGCCCCGGCTACGCCGAGCTGCTCGACCCGTACCGGCCGACCTGGTACAGGCTCGCCGTGGTGGCGCTCGCCGCGACGATCCTGCTCGCCTGGTACGCGCTGGCCCGCCGCCGGTTCGGCCCGGCCGCGCTGGCCTTCGGCGGGCTGGCCTGGCTGGCCGTACTCGGGGTGCTGCTGGCCGTCCTGGTGCCCGGCGGGGCGTACCTGGCCACCCTGCCCGCGCTGGCCGGCACGCTCGCCGGCCTGGTCGCCCTGGCCACCCGGGTCGACGGCCCGTGGCCGGTGGTGGCGGTGACCCTGGCCGGCGCAGTCGGCGTACTCATCCTGCTGCCCACGGTGGTGCTGCTCTTCCCGGCGCTCGGCATGGCGATGGGCGGCGTGGCGGCGCTCTTCGCGGTGCTGCTCGGACTCGCCGCGCTGCCGGTGCTCGACCTGCTGCACCCGGCCGCCGGCGGGCAGCGCGGGATGGTCGCGCTGCGCGCCCGCCGGGCCGGCGCGGTGCCGGCCCTCGCCGCCGGGCTCGCCGCCGTGGTGCTCGCCGGGGTCGGCCTGGCCGTCGACCGATTCGACGCCGCCCACCCGGTGCCCACCCACCTGATGTACGCCCTGGACGCCGGCACCGGCCAGGCCCGCTGGCTCAGCCACGAGGACGACCCACAGCCCTGGACCGACGGGTACGTCGACGGCACGGTCTCCGTCGCCGACGACTTCCCGGGGCTGGGCGACGGCGAGCTGCGCGCCGGAAAGGCGCAGGCGGCGGACCTGCCCGCCCCGAAACTGGAGGTGCTCGCCGACACCAACGCCGGTGACCAGCGGACCCTGCGGCTCCGACTCACCCCGCAACGCCCGGTACGGCTGGCCACCCTGCACGTCGACACCGGCACCGCCACGGTGAGGACGGCGACGGTGGCCGGCCGGGACGTGCCGATCAAGGCGCGCGACGGCAGGTGGGGCTTCGGGATCGTCTTCCACGCCCCGCCGCCGGAGGGCATCGAGGTGACCCTCACCCTGGAACCGAAGGCCGGTCAGGTGACGCTGCGGGCGATGGACGCCAGCGACGGGCTGGCCGGGGTGCCGGGCTTCCGCACCCGGCCGGCCGACGTGGGCGTGGTCGGGTCGCACAGCTCGGAGATGCTGGCGGTGGCGAAGACGTACCAGTTCTGA